In the genome of Vibrio ziniensis, the window TGATAACAATCATGCCTGATGCTGTCATGCCACGCTCATTGGTATCTGGTGAAACACCTAACTCAATTTGTAAAATTTTGTTAATACCAAGATTTTCCAAACCTTCAATCATGTCTTCGATATCACAGCGGTTTACCACCGGATACCAAATAGCATATATGCCCGTTGCCCAACGCTTGTAGCTTTGTGCAATGGCATTGACTACGTCACGGTACTCTTTCGCCAACTCGTAAGGAGGGTCAATCAGTACCAAACCACGACGCTCTTGCGGTGGTAAGCTTGCTTTCAGGCGTTGAAAGCCATCTTCTTTGTAAATCGATACTTGGCGATCACGTTCGAATTCTTGTTCCAACAGAGGGTAATCGCTAGGGTGTAATTCGGTTAATACCATGCGATCTTGCGGACGCAAGTGAGCACGCGCTACACGAGGAGAGCCAGGGTAGTAACGCAGTTCATCACCTTGGTTAAGAGCTTTGATTGCATCGAGGTAGCTCTGAATGTCTTCTGGCACATTATCTTGTTGCCAAATACGTGCGATACCTTGTTTGTATTCGCCAGTTTTTTCAGACCACTCATGAGTTAAGTCGTAACGACCCACGCCAGAGTGCGTATCGTGATATACGAAGGGTTTATCTTTTTGCTGCAGTGCATTGAGGATTAAGCTTTGTA includes:
- a CDS encoding 23S rRNA (adenine(2030)-N(6))-methyltransferase RlmJ translates to MLSYRHSFHAGNHADVVKHIVQSLILNALQQKDKPFVYHDTHSGVGRYDLTHEWSEKTGEYKQGIARIWQQDNVPEDIQSYLDAIKALNQGDELRYYPGSPRVARAHLRPQDRMVLTELHPSDYPLLEQEFERDRQVSIYKEDGFQRLKASLPPQERRGLVLIDPPYELAKEYRDVVNAIAQSYKRWATGIYAIWYPVVNRCDIEDMIEGLENLGINKILQIELGVSPDTNERGMTASGMIVINPPWKLESQMKEILPFLKEAIAPVTGHYKVEWIVPE